Proteins found in one Oscillatoria salina IIICB1 genomic segment:
- the rpsN gene encoding 30S ribosomal protein S14, with protein sequence MAKKSMIEREKKRRETVEKYAQKRAELKEQFRKAESQAEKLEIHRQIQNLPRNSSKVRVRNRCWVTGRPRGYYRDFGLSRNVLREWAHEGKLPGVVKSSW encoded by the coding sequence ATGGCAAAAAAATCGATGATCGAGCGCGAAAAAAAGCGCCGCGAAACTGTAGAAAAGTACGCTCAGAAGCGAGCTGAGTTAAAAGAACAATTTCGTAAGGCTGAGTCCCAGGCGGAAAAGCTGGAAATTCACCGCCAAATCCAAAATTTGCCCCGCAATAGTTCTAAAGTGCGAGTACGCAATCGTTGCTGGGTGACAGGACGACCTAGAGGTTATTATCGTGATTTTGGGCTTTCCCGTAATGTTTTACGCGAATGGGCGCATGAAGGAAAGCTGCCCGGTGTAGTTAAATCAAGTTGGTAA
- a CDS encoding TIGR00297 family protein: MLASIDWYNPWLTGVGLNTILLAIASIAPKKLLTPAGYFHAWLLGVLVWGTLGWQGYAVVMFYFLMGSAVTRVGMKQKEAEGIAEKRSGARGPENVWGSALIPALCALASLFVVSPVREFLILAYVAGFCTKLSDTTASEIGKAYGQRTFLITTLQPVARGTEGAVSLEGTVAGIIASGAIALFAWAVGIIDLLGMLWCIFAAFVATTLESFIGATLQPKFDLLTNEVVNIINTIIAAAVVVLLAWGWQNFAI; this comes from the coding sequence ATGTTGGCATCTATCGATTGGTACAATCCTTGGCTAACGGGAGTAGGTTTAAATACGATTTTACTGGCGATCGCCTCGATCGCGCCGAAAAAGTTACTCACTCCCGCAGGTTATTTTCATGCTTGGTTGCTTGGGGTTCTCGTTTGGGGTACTCTGGGTTGGCAAGGTTATGCGGTGGTCATGTTTTATTTCCTGATGGGTTCAGCCGTAACTCGTGTAGGAATGAAACAAAAGGAAGCTGAAGGTATTGCGGAAAAACGCTCTGGTGCGAGAGGTCCAGAAAATGTTTGGGGTTCGGCTTTAATTCCGGCTCTTTGTGCTCTTGCTAGTTTATTTGTAGTTAGTCCTGTTAGAGAATTTCTGATTCTTGCTTATGTGGCTGGTTTTTGTACGAAACTTTCCGATACTACTGCAAGTGAAATTGGCAAAGCTTACGGTCAGCGTACTTTTTTAATTACCACTTTGCAACCTGTGGCGCGAGGTACAGAAGGAGCAGTTAGTTTAGAAGGTACAGTTGCAGGTATTATTGCGTCAGGAGCGATCGCACTTTTTGCTTGGGCTGTGGGTATAATCGATCTCTTGGGTATGCTTTGGTGTATTTTCGCTGCTTTTGTCGCGACTACCCTAGAAAGCTTTATCGGTGCTACTTTACAGCCGAAATTTGACTTACTAACTAATGAAGTGGTCAATATTATTAATACGATAATTGCCGCAGCAGTTGTGGTTTTACTCGCTTGGGGTTGGCAGAATTTTGCCATTTAA
- the aat gene encoding leucyl/phenylalanyl-tRNA--protein transferase: MEAYDIPDLIEGYAQGYFLMADEKGELGWYTSKKRALIPLDARFRYPKSLRRVLNQNRFSVAVNQDFFAVCEGCADRETSWISPQLKQIYWRLHQAGWAHSFETWQEDRLAGGILGIVIGGAFIGESMFYRIPDGSKVAMVKLVEHLRDRGFVLFDAQMQNPHLARFGAYLVKDEEYQPLLEKALFRHCEFGF; the protein is encoded by the coding sequence ATGGAAGCATATGACATTCCTGATTTGATCGAAGGATACGCCCAAGGTTACTTCCTTATGGCTGATGAAAAAGGGGAGTTGGGTTGGTATACGAGCAAAAAAAGGGCGCTAATCCCTCTAGATGCTCGTTTCCGCTACCCAAAATCCCTGCGCCGAGTTTTGAATCAAAATCGCTTTTCTGTGGCGGTTAACCAGGATTTTTTCGCTGTTTGTGAGGGTTGTGCCGATCGCGAGACTAGCTGGATTTCTCCTCAATTAAAGCAAATTTATTGGCGGTTGCATCAGGCGGGTTGGGCGCATAGTTTTGAAACTTGGCAAGAAGATCGGCTCGCTGGCGGCATTTTAGGTATTGTTATTGGTGGAGCTTTTATCGGTGAGTCGATGTTTTATCGGATTCCTGATGGCTCGAAGGTGGCAATGGTGAAGTTAGTTGAGCATCTGCGCGATCGCGGTTTTGTTCTTTTTGATGCTCAAATGCAAAATCCTCATTTGGCTCGTTTTGGTGCTTATCTTGTGAAAGATGAGGAGTATCAACCTTTGTTAGAAAAGGCGCTATTTCGACATTGTGAGTTTGGTTTTTAA